A window of the candidate division KSB1 bacterium genome harbors these coding sequences:
- the ilvN gene encoding acetolactate synthase small subunit: MRHIINLEVENNAGVLARIAGLFSARGFNIDSLSVANTDSDDISRMTLVVQGDDAIIEQVNKQLNKLIDVIRVTDITKNNYVDRELLLVRVNCPPNQRADVSQVAEIFGAKVVDIGPKTLTLEVIGSEQKIDAFVETVRPYGLKEVARSGPVTMLREAAKRN; this comes from the coding sequence ATGAGACATATTATTAATCTTGAAGTAGAGAACAACGCGGGCGTCCTCGCCCGCATCGCGGGACTGTTCAGCGCCCGCGGTTTCAATATCGACAGCCTGTCTGTCGCCAATACGGACAGTGATGATATTTCCAGAATGACCCTGGTGGTTCAGGGTGACGATGCTATTATTGAACAGGTGAACAAACAGCTGAACAAGCTGATTGATGTCATTCGGGTGACCGATATCACCAAAAACAACTATGTGGACCGGGAGCTGCTGCTGGTGCGTGTCAACTGCCCGCCCAATCAGCGCGCAGATGTCTCACAGGTCGCCGAAATATTTGGCGCCAAAGTGGTGGACATTGGCCCCAAAACCCTGACACTTGAAGTGATCGGATCTGAGCAGAAAATTGACGCGTTTGTCGAGACCGTGCGCCCGTACGGGCTCAAAGAAGTGGCGCGCAGCGGTCCGGTGACCATGCTGCGTGAAGCCGCCAAACGAAATTAA
- the ilvC gene encoding ketol-acid reductoisomerase, with product MNVYYEKDANLDLFKGKKVAVIGYGSQGHAHALNLKDSGVDVVIGLHEGSRSKAKAEKAGLTVMSSADATQTAEVIMMLTPDQTQPSIYESEIKPNLKAGKALAFAHGFNIHYNQIEPPQDVDVIMIAPKGPGHLVRDQFVAGQGVPCLIAIHQDASGKAKDKALAWAKGIGGARAGVLETTFQEETETDLFGEQVVLCGGVTELVRNGFQTLVDAGYKPEIAFFECLHELKLIVDLFYQGGISRMYYSVSETAEYGGLTRGKRIVGEESAKAMKKILEEIQSGEFATEWILENQANQPRLKAMRREIDESQIETVGNKLRKMMSWIQK from the coding sequence ATGAACGTTTACTATGAAAAAGACGCCAATCTGGACCTGTTCAAAGGGAAAAAAGTCGCCGTGATCGGCTATGGAAGTCAAGGTCATGCCCATGCTCTGAACCTCAAGGACAGCGGCGTGGATGTGGTGATTGGTCTGCACGAGGGCAGCCGTTCCAAAGCCAAAGCTGAAAAAGCCGGACTGACGGTGATGAGTTCCGCTGACGCCACCCAAACCGCCGAGGTGATTATGATGCTGACTCCGGATCAGACACAACCGTCGATTTACGAAAGCGAGATCAAGCCGAATCTCAAAGCCGGGAAAGCGCTGGCCTTTGCGCACGGGTTCAATATCCATTACAATCAGATTGAACCGCCGCAGGATGTTGATGTCATCATGATCGCCCCCAAGGGACCCGGACACCTGGTCCGCGATCAGTTTGTCGCCGGTCAAGGCGTTCCCTGTCTGATCGCCATCCATCAGGACGCCAGCGGCAAGGCCAAAGACAAAGCGCTGGCATGGGCCAAAGGAATCGGCGGCGCGCGCGCCGGTGTGCTGGAAACCACATTCCAGGAAGAAACCGAAACCGATCTGTTCGGCGAACAGGTTGTGCTCTGCGGCGGTGTCACTGAACTGGTGCGCAACGGATTTCAGACTCTGGTGGACGCCGGATACAAACCCGAGATCGCTTTTTTTGAATGTCTGCATGAACTCAAACTGATCGTAGACCTGTTCTATCAAGGCGGCATCTCGCGCATGTACTATTCCGTCAGCGAAACCGCGGAATACGGCGGACTCACGCGCGGGAAACGCATCGTCGGCGAAGAAAGCGCCAAAGCTATGAAAAAAATCCTGGAAGAAATCCAGAGCGGCGAATTTGCTACCGAATGGATTCTGGAAAACCAGGCGAACCAACCGCGCTTGAAAGCCATGCGCCGTGAAATTGACGAGTCACAGATTGAAACCGTGGGCAACAAATTGCGGAAAATGATGAGCTGGATACAAAAATAG